CGATTTATAATAATGAGTTCCTTTGGAAATTTATTATAGTTGTTTGTCAGTATCATTAAGGTATCCTATATGTATCACTATTATGTGTACTAAGATATCTGATATGTATCATTCTGATATGGACTAAGATATCTAATATGTATCACTCTGATATGTACTAAAGTACCTGATGCACGCGGATCATCCGGAGATATAAATGGCTATACAAATAAGTAACGAATCAAATTTCTTATGCTCCCCCAGGATAATCTGCCCCGTACAAACGGGATTTCTTTCTTCAATTTTTCAGTATTATCTACTTAATTTGAGGGGTTTCTCCAATATATAATTTATGCAGTTTATGAAAGAATATACAGGGTTTCCATAACATTCAGGGTTTTACTTTGTGACACGACTGCTTCTGATATGAGAGTTAAATCTGATATGGGAGTTGATTTTATACCTCATTTAATTATTAACTTATATTTAATGTAATGGTTAAATTTGTCAGATTAGATTTGTAATTTGTCAGATTAGATTTGTAATTTGTCAGATTAGATTTGTAATTTGTCAGATTAGATTTGTATGATAGTTAAATCAAATCTCATGTAACTGCTTAATTTTTAAATGTGTTCGATTATCAATTGAATATTAAATATACATAAAAATACCGGTTTCATAACAGACAGTTTCGCAAAGTTTGCATATCAATGGTCGAGTTGTGATCTTTAAATTTAATAGATAACTTACGATATAATTACAGGGTTTTTATCTTAAAGGAGACTATAATCCCTCTTTCTTGCCCGGAGCAAGTAGTATTGTTATTAAGACAGCAAAAAGCTTTTCAGTATAAAATTAACAAGATATACACAAAGTATATACTTCAAAATTACCTATTGCAAAAACATGCAAAAAGAAGACCTTGATTTTTTCCGGAAATGGTTTTTTGAATACGTAACTCAATTTTCTTCTCCTGACCTTTTCATTCAGGAAAACATTGAACTGAAAATTGAACATACCGGCAGGGTTTGTGGAAATATTCTTTTACTTGCAAAATCTGAGAAAATAAGCGAAAATGATTGCATGCTTGCCGAAACAATAGCTCTATTTCATGACCTGGGCCGTTTTGAGCAGTTCATGAAATATAAAACGTTTAAAGATTCAGAATCCGAAAATCATGCATTTCTGAGCGTGAAAATTCTAAACAAAGAAAAAGTCCTCTCCCGCCTTTCAAAAGAAGAAAAGGGTCTCATTCTCAAATCTATAGAATGTCACAACATGATGGAAATCCCGCAGAGTATAGAAAAGCACAGTAAACTTTATTTTTTCTGCAGGTTGATAAGGGATGCCGATAAAATAGATATCCTGCGGCTTGCCAGTGAAGAATATTCGGAAGAAAACAGGTCTCTGAATCCGGCACTAGAATTATATTTGCCGGATACGGGGGGATATTCAGAACCCATAGTATCAGAAATTCTTAATAACAGGATGGCAAAAATTGCGGATATGAAAAACAGAAATGACGTAAAATTACTCCGCCTGAGCTGGGTTTTTGACATAAATTTCCCTGCAACTTATTCCCTTCTCAGAGAATATGGCTATCTTGAGACAATAATGTCCTCTCTGCCCGAAATAAAAGAAACGAGCCTTTTGAGAAGGCATTTTGAGAACTACCTGAGTTCTATAAATTCATGAAGTTAAAATTGATTGAAATTATGAAGTTGAGATGCTACTGATAAAGTATCACCGGTTAAGAACTTATTCGAGGTATCTTCTTCGATTCTCACTGCCCAGGCTGCGCCTGTAATCCGAACGAATCTGGTTTCTTGACTGTTCTTCGAGCATAAACTCAAGTGAGTCCTTCTCATTCTCTTTTTGTTTACAGTCATTCGTTTCTTCATTTGTATCAGGCACAGTTCCATCCATGTCGGATCCAAAGTCAACAGCTCTGAGCCCTGAAGGCTGGTCAATAAATTCAACCTCAATTCCAGGAAGCTCACATAATCTGGGGCACAGGGCTTTCATACCCGGGTTTTCAGTAGCATAGTGGGTTGCGTCAATCAGGCAGAGGTCTTCATACTCTCTGAGAACATCATGTTTAAGTTCTGACGAAATAAAAGCGTCAACTCCGTTTTCCCTGGCTATTTCGAGAAATTCTTTCCTGAAACAGCTTCCTCCAGCAACCATAACCCTGCTGATCTCCTGCCTATCCCCGGCGTACATGACAGGAGTCTGCAGGCAATCCGAAACATGGGCTGCCAGTTCGGAGGGAGAACAGGTTTCAATCTCTCCTATTCTACCAAGCTCCAGTGTCGTGATATTTTTGAGGCCCAGACTGGCTGCAAGAACATCATTAATTCCTCCCTCAGCCCTGTCATAGTTTGTGTGCATGCTGTAAAGGGATATCTCGTTTTCAAGGGCAATTTTAAGAGAAGCAGCCAGAGTCTTTGAAATCACGTTTACAGGATGGAAGATAAGGGTATGATGGGTAATCAGCATGTCTGCCCCAATTTCTGCAGCTTTTTGTAGCACGCAGGAGTTCGCATCCAGAGCAACTGCAATTTTGCTTACTTCGTCTTTAAGCCCAAGGATCAAACCAATCCTGCCTTTATCAAAGTCGTCTGCAAGCTCAGGTGGAGCTATTTCTTCAAGCACCTGCACTATTTTAGAAAGTTTCATGGAAATGTCTCCGAAGCTGGGAAATTAAAATTACCAGTTTTTTTCGATCAGAATTCAGGTTAAGTGTTTATGGCATTTAATTCCAGCCCTGGATTGATAGGGTCAAACAGGATAGTAATGTTAAGTGTAAAATGTTAAGTGTAACTGCCAACATTAGCAAAAATTAAAATAGGATATATGAAGATATTTTATAGAGATTTTAACGAAATTTCTTATAGAGATTTATCGAAAGAAAAGTTCGGGTTCTCTGAAATAAAATGAATAAAAATCAAATCACTCAAAGAAAGTAATAAAATTTGCATTATAAAAAAATAAACTGGAAATATGGGTCTGAAAATAATTGATTCATGCGGGGTATTCTGGGGCGGGGAATGTACTGCGCATAAATATAATACGGCTGTAATCAAACAACTTTTGTAAAATATTGTTCATAACATAATTATAATATTAAAAAGCCGCAAATTTTACAGAAGCGCAAAATATACGTTTCCGGTGCCCGAATCCGAGAGATTCAGTATCAAAATCAAGGAAGGAAACCATGGATAAAAAGATTGTACTGATTGGGTTACTTGCCGTTTGTATTTTTTCCATTCTTTCAATGACTGCTTCTGCGGCAGATAACATTGAATGGGTGGAGAAAAAAGATGGAGCAAAACTTTACTGGGGGGAGACGATAAACGTAGATGGTTATGATGTAAAAGCAGAAGATTTTAATGAAGATGGGATGGTTTTTGTATCCATATCGAAAGATGGGGAAAAACTGAAGACTTCTCCTCTTACAGCAGGCCTGGAATTTGAATATAATGACGAAATAAAGGTTTATGCCCAGAAAGTGGACCCCAACTATGAAGTCATCACAAAGGACGGAAAAGAATTCAAGACAGGGAAATGGAATCCATATGCTGAACTGGATATTCTTTTAAGGGGAAAACCGGGTTTTGACATAGATGTTGAAACTAAAAAGGATACCTATGACTCAAAATTAACAGGTGACAGCAGAATAGATGTAACTATAAATGTTAAAAACGATGGAGAAGCAAAGGCTCAAAATGTAGTGCTGACTGTTGACACCGCCGGTCTGGAAGTGCTCAATGGAAAAACAAAGTATACATATACTAAAATTCTTAAAGGTGAAGCCGTTGAGCCCATAAGCCTGACGCTCAAAGCCTCCACCCCGTGGGAAGATACTGATTATAACATAAGTGTAAAAACAACCTGTGAAGATATAAGAGGCAAGAAATACGAGCATACCGGATACAAAATCATAAAAATAGAGAAAAAATGGGACCTTATCGTCTCAAAGAACTTTATAAAAGAACGGCATATGGGAGAAAATGTGCCCGTATCGGTTACAGTCAGGAACAGAGGGCTCTGTGACATAAATAATATCGTACTTAAAGATTCGATTGTTTCAAACATGCATCTCCAAAAAGATGCCACACTTGATAAGACATTTTCTCTGAAGGCTGGAGAAACAGCTGAAGACGTCTTCAAGTATACTCTTGTTCCGGAAAGACCCGGAGAATATACTTTCCCAAAAACTGTAGCTGCTTTTACCCTTTCAAACGGGCAGAGTGAACAGGTGGAATCAGATAATTCGGAAAAGATAACCATTTACGGCCCCTATATTGAAATTACGAAAACCGTTGACAGACAGCAGCTAAATCCCGGAGACAAACTTACTGTAACGGTCACTGCAAAGAACACCGGAAATGTTGATGCCAGTGTAACAGTGACCGATACCGTGCCCTCAGAAGCTAAACTTATTAGCGGGGAAACGAGTTTTAAGCAGGTTCTTGAAAGCAACGGTGGCTCGAAAACCATCACGTATATTATGCAAATGAATAAAGAAGGGGAAATCAAAATACCCGCCTGCAAAGCAAATTTCCTGGACCTTGACAAGTACTCGGGAGAAGTATATTCGGAGTCTCCTGTAGTTAATGTGGGAAAAATAATTACCCTTGAAGGCAGCAGCCCACAACCTGAAGGGTCAACCAGCTCCAATGAAGAAAAAGACGAAACTTCGGATCCGAGCACTGGCGGCACGGAAGAAGATTATGAAGATACACCCGGGTTTGGATTCTTCCTGGCTGTAGCAGGGATTTTAATGGGAACAGGGTTCATTATGAAAAAGAAAGCATGAAAAGCAAGAATTAAATATAGTCAGGATTATTCCGACCTTCCGGATAATCCGTTTTTATGACCTTCACACTTCCCCTTGTACCGGGAAGGTGATTTATTTTGTTAAATTATCGGCCGTTTTTTCTAAATGGATATCTTTTCTAAATGGATATCTTTTCTAAATGGATATCTTTTCTAAATGGATATCTTTTCTAAATGGATATCTTTTCTAAATGGATATCCTGTCTCATCTGCATCATGATTTCAGGAGGCCTCTTATCGAGCCAGTAGAATTACGCTTAGTCCGAATTGCGCCCAGGGACAGAAAAATCATGGCTTTCCCTGTACTTGCGACGTAGTCGCAACAGTAAGCAGCCTTTTTCGCTTCGATCAAGAGGGCTAATTTTTTTGAAAAATAGTTAGGGTTCCTTTAAGCATGAAAAAAATGGTTTAAGTTTTTTGAGTATCAGTAGTATCAGTAAATACTATAAACTGATTAATAAGGAACACAAAACAATTAGAATAATACATTAAAAAATTAGCAGGAAAAAAAGGAATCAAATCATGACAGACGCTCAGAACCAGCTCAAAGCAAAAACCCTGATCCTTACTCATGGGGACTCTGACGGGATATGTTCGGGAGCACTTGCAAAAAGCGCTTTTCCTGATGCATATGTATACTTTACAAGCCCTGTGAGCCTTCTTGAAAAATTAAATCTTATAGAATATGTTGAAACTCTCATTATCTGCGATATTGCTATTGATGAAAGGTACTGCACTGAACTCCAATCTGCACTTGGGAAGTTTGCGGAAGAATGTAACCTTTATTACATTGACCACCACCCACTTCCGGAAAGGTGCAGTAAAGAAGAATGGTTTTACCATGAAACAGAAGTATGCGCTTCAGAGCTGACTTATAGAGTTTTTGAAGACCTTCTGAGCTCAGAGATGAAAAGAGTTGCAATTTACGGGGCTATAGGGGACTTCAGTGATAACACCCCCTGTGTAAAGGACTGGGTGAAAGACTGGGACAAAAGAAGCCTCTATTTCCAGGCAGGGACCCTGATCCAGGCAATACTCCATAAGGGAAAAGATTATGAATTCAAAAGGACTCTGCTTGAACCCCTTTCAAAAAATATAATCCCTTCAAATATCCCGGATCTGCTCGAACTCGCAAGAGAAGCTGCAATTAACGAAGAAAAAATCCGGTTCTGCGTAAAAAAAAGTGTTAAAGCCCTCAAAAACAGCGCGTATGTTGTAAATACGAATAACTCCATTTCAAAAGCAGCAATCTATGCAGCTTCCTACGGCCGGAGGGAGGTTGGAATTGCAGCGGAATACAGGGAGAAAAAGGGAGCGTATGACCTGAGTATACGTTCCCGCGGAGAAGTAGACCTGAACCGAATCCTCCGCTCAGTTGCTCCCAGTTTTGGAGGGAGCGGAGGCGGGCACCCTGTTGCGGCAGGAGCACGAATACCGGAAGGTTCTCTGGAAAGTTTTCTCCGGGCTTTCGATAAAAAGATCGGAGAAGCAAAAGAGGTTAAACAAAAATGAAGACAAGTAAGACTGCATCTGAAAGTGGTATAAACCTTGAGATTATTTTTGCAGGACGTTCAAATGTAGGCAAATCTTCTCTCCTGAAAGAACTTTTCGGGGCAAAGGTCAGGGTAGGAAAACGTCCAGGAGTCACATTGCGCCCCACACATGCCCAGGTCTCGGATCTGCTAATCACAGATATGCCGGGTTTCGGCTTCATGAGCGGGGTGAAGGAGAGGAAGCAGGACATAGTAAAGGACAAAACCGTACACTACATTGAAGATAATGCCGGGAGGATTAAAATAGCTGTTCTGGTAATCGACGGGCCGGCATTTCCAGAAATAGTTGACCGGTGGGATTCAAGAGACCAGATTCCAATCGATGTTGAGATGTTTGATTTCCTGAGAGAAATCGGGATTGATACCATTGTTGCTGCAAACAAGATGGACAAAGTCAAAGAAAA
This window of the Methanosarcina mazei S-6 genome carries:
- a CDS encoding BatD family protein, producing the protein MDKKIVLIGLLAVCIFSILSMTASAADNIEWVEKKDGAKLYWGETINVDGYDVKAEDFNEDGMVFVSISKDGEKLKTSPLTAGLEFEYNDEIKVYAQKVDPNYEVITKDGKEFKTGKWNPYAELDILLRGKPGFDIDVETKKDTYDSKLTGDSRIDVTINVKNDGEAKAQNVVLTVDTAGLEVLNGKTKYTYTKILKGEAVEPISLTLKASTPWEDTDYNISVKTTCEDIRGKKYEHTGYKIIKIEKKWDLIVSKNFIKERHMGENVPVSVTVRNRGLCDINNIVLKDSIVSNMHLQKDATLDKTFSLKAGETAEDVFKYTLVPERPGEYTFPKTVAAFTLSNGQSEQVESDNSEKITIYGPYIEITKTVDRQQLNPGDKLTVTVTAKNTGNVDASVTVTDTVPSEAKLISGETSFKQVLESNGGSKTITYIMQMNKEGEIKIPACKANFLDLDKYSGEVYSESPVVNVGKIITLEGSSPQPEGSTSSNEEKDETSDPSTGGTEEDYEDTPGFGFFLAVAGILMGTGFIMKKKA
- a CDS encoding DHHA1 domain-containing protein, coding for MTDAQNQLKAKTLILTHGDSDGICSGALAKSAFPDAYVYFTSPVSLLEKLNLIEYVETLIICDIAIDERYCTELQSALGKFAEECNLYYIDHHPLPERCSKEEWFYHETEVCASELTYRVFEDLLSSEMKRVAIYGAIGDFSDNTPCVKDWVKDWDKRSLYFQAGTLIQAILHKGKDYEFKRTLLEPLSKNIIPSNIPDLLELAREAAINEEKIRFCVKKSVKALKNSAYVVNTNNSISKAAIYAASYGRREVGIAAEYREKKGAYDLSIRSRGEVDLNRILRSVAPSFGGSGGGHPVAAGARIPEGSLESFLRAFDKKIGEAKEVKQK
- a CDS encoding HD domain-containing protein — translated: MQKEDLDFFRKWFFEYVTQFSSPDLFIQENIELKIEHTGRVCGNILLLAKSEKISENDCMLAETIALFHDLGRFEQFMKYKTFKDSESENHAFLSVKILNKEKVLSRLSKEEKGLILKSIECHNMMEIPQSIEKHSKLYFFCRLIRDADKIDILRLASEEYSEENRSLNPALELYLPDTGGYSEPIVSEILNNRMAKIADMKNRNDVKLLRLSWVFDINFPATYSLLREYGYLETIMSSLPEIKETSLLRRHFENYLSSINS
- a CDS encoding Nif3-like dinuclear metal center hexameric protein codes for the protein MKLSKIVQVLEEIAPPELADDFDKGRIGLILGLKDEVSKIAVALDANSCVLQKAAEIGADMLITHHTLIFHPVNVISKTLAASLKIALENEISLYSMHTNYDRAEGGINDVLAASLGLKNITTLELGRIGEIETCSPSELAAHVSDCLQTPVMYAGDRQEISRVMVAGGSCFRKEFLEIARENGVDAFISSELKHDVLREYEDLCLIDATHYATENPGMKALCPRLCELPGIEVEFIDQPSGLRAVDFGSDMDGTVPDTNEETNDCKQKENEKDSLEFMLEEQSRNQIRSDYRRSLGSENRRRYLE
- the engB gene encoding GTP-binding protein EngB; the encoded protein is MKTSKTASESGINLEIIFAGRSNVGKSSLLKELFGAKVRVGKRPGVTLRPTHAQVSDLLITDMPGFGFMSGVKERKQDIVKDKTVHYIEDNAGRIKIAVLVIDGPAFPEIVDRWDSRDQIPIDVEMFDFLREIGIDTIVAANKMDKVKENESDPLLNEVAIRLGLEPPWQNWKHIIAPISAKKGDLKTLKGLLRDRLHEMKRDDLFKYI